The sequence below is a genomic window from Glycine max cultivar Williams 82 chromosome 20, Glycine_max_v4.0, whole genome shotgun sequence.
AGCCAAAGACCGTATAAACTGTTAAACAGAAGGTTGTTATAGTAAAAGATAAGGGAAAACCCTATATAATACCTACATTTGTCTGTCACAATCTAATATagatatgtatttttaatttggtaCTATAAAGACTAATCTAATATTGGATAGAAGGACCAAGTcaatcaatttattattaattgactTGTTTTATACCAGGTTATCTCATCATGATCACAACGTAAATGCTCTCTAAACATGCATGCCCAATTATAACGATTAGAGGCATGCCAAAATTTGTGGGTATGTTAGAGAGTATCCATGCTATTCGGAACTAAAACTAGCAAGAGGCTATAGTTTTCTACAACCCTTAATGGTTGTCTACCAACAAACCTTGCTTTCTACCTCAATATGATGTCTTGACCATTCCCTCATATTCCCATAACTACGGAGCCTTGGGCCAACCAAGGTGGTCAGCTATGGCTCACCATTGTTCAAACAAGGCCTTAGGTTGCTACCTCCTATTTTCCATTGTTGTGTCTATCTTTTCAACCTTTACTTGTGCTCATTTTGATGGATTTTTCCCTAATGAACCAATAATATTCCAAGACACTAATGCTTATGCACCAACACTTGAAGTTGATGTTATTGAACCAACTCTAAAAATTGAAGATGATTCACAACTTGCTCCACCACCTGTAGTTGGTGCCATTCCACCAACTTTCGAAGTTCAAAATGATGCACCACTTCTAAATGAAAGGCTAAAAAAGGCCTATGTTGCTCTTCAAGCATGGAAAGAGGCTATTTACTCTGACCCTTTGAACACAACCGGTAATTGGGTTGGTGAAGATGTTTGCTCCTACAACGGTGTGTTTTGTGCTCCCGCCATTGATGATCCCACATTGAATGTGGTTGCTGGTATTGATCTCAACAACGCAGACATTGCCGGTCATCTCCCAGAAGAGTTAGGCAACTTGTTAGATATTGCACTTTTCCACATTAACTCCAATAGATTTTGTGGAATTGTGCCTGAGACGTTGGAGAATCTTACACTTCTATATGAGTTTGACATTAGCAACAATCGCTTTGTTGGTGGTTTTCCATCTGTGGTTCTCAAATTGCCAAACTTGAAGTACTTGGATATCAGATACAATGACTTTGAAGGACCTTTACCTCCAAAGCTATTTGAGAATGATCTTGATGCAATATTTATGAACAACAATCGTTTCACATCTATCATCCCAGATACTCTTGGAAAATCCAAGGCCTCGGTTGTGACCTTTGCTAACAACAAATTCACAGGTTGCATTCCAAAGTCTATTGTGAACATAAAAAACATGAATGAGATTGTGTTCACGGGCAATGACCTTGGAGGTTGCTTGCCACAAGAGATTGGAATGTTAGAAAGTGTAACTGTTTTGGATGCTAGCCATAATGGGTTTATAGGGACTCTTCCTAACTTGTCAGGATTGAAGAATGTCGAGGTCATAAACATTGAGCACAACAAGCTTAGTGGATATGTGTCTAACACTGTTTGCCAACTTCCTTTGTTGAAGAACTTCACATTCTCTAACAACTACTTTAATGGGGAAGCTCAAGCTTGTGTGCCTTCTTCCAATTCATTGGTGGCTTTGGATGACTCAAAAAATTGCTTAtcaggaaggaagaatcaaaagtcATCCAAGCAATGTTTTCCATTGCTAACTCGCCTTGTGGATTGTAGCAAACATTGTGGTAGAGGCAAAGGTAATGACAATGGGAGTACTTTATCACCTTCACCTGTCCcaaaaccacctaagtctaacCCTCCAAAGCTCGAGACACCAAAAGCTCAACCACCTCCAACCCCAAAGGTTGAGCCACCTCCAACACCAAAGGTTGTACATTCACCACCACCCCCCGTGtcctcaccaccaccaccaatccACTCCCCACCACCACCAATCCACTCTCCACCTCCACCAAAACTTGTTCTCTCTCCACCACCACCTGCTTACTCACCTCCTCCTCCTATCAACTCCCCACCTCCTCCTATCAACTCCCCACCTCCACCAGTCCATTCTCCTCCACCACAAACATCAGTTCTCTCTCCACCTCCCCTAATACATTTTCCATCACCACCAGTTCACTCACCTCCTATGCCATTACATTCTTCACCACCACCTGTTCACTCACCTCCTCCTCCTATCAACTCCCCACCTCCACCAGTTCATTCTCCTCCACCACCAACACAAGTTCTCTCTCCACCTCCCCTAATACATTTTCCATCACCACCAGTTCACTCACCTCCTCCTCCAGTTCACTCCCCACCACCACCAGTTCACTCACCTCCTATTCCAGTACATTCTTCACCACCACCTGTTCActcacctcctcctcctcctatcAACTCCCCACCTCCACCAATCAATTCTCCACCTCCACCAGTCCATTCTCCTCCACCACCAACACCAGGTCTCTCTCCACCTCCCCCAGTACATTTTCCATCACCTCCAGTTCACCCACCTCCTCCTCCAGTCCACTCCCCACCACTACCAGTTCACTCACCTCCTCTTCCAGTCCATACTCCACCACCACCAGTTTACTCTCCACCTCCACCAATCCATTCCCCACCACCACCAGTTTACTCTCCCCCACCACCAACATGGGATGATGTTGTCCTCCCACCACACTTTGGATCTGCATACTCGTCGCCTCCTCCTCCAACAATTGATGGCTACTAAAAGAGAAGTATGCAATGCCATTAAAATCGTtgtctttgtttttgttatagttccaaaaaaaaattttgtGCAAAGCTAAACTCCATCTTCATGaattctaattatataatatatactcaTTTCCAATCCAATGTCCTTTTATATCTTCTAACATATGTTCttgtttttaatcaattaattcattctCTTTCCcctgttttcttttatttttatgctaGTCAATAGATTTGTACGTCATGcacatatttgaatttgaaaactttaacaagttttaaaatttatgatttcaaaaaattaattgtaaattatataaaaaaattaagttaagaaATTCTTGGATTCTTTGTAAAACTAATTGTAaattgttaactcgttggcagGTGTACCAATTCGTTTTAAGTAGTAAAAGACTCGAAAGTCCGAATGTCGAATTCACAAGGATTTTGGTTGTATTTAATTGATGTAAACTCAATTATTAAGTAattagaagaagtagaagagaTAGAGAAATGTAAGTGTAAAAATTggagtaaaagaaaaagaaagaaataacaagacaaataaACTATGATTTAAATGCAGAAAGGTGAATTCAGAAAGTGATAATATTGGGACCTAACATgccaaaaatatttgtaatacaatgttaatgattttctgtgtctaataaaatatctatttccacccacatctactcatatattttatctttggtttcccgtacgaagagcctaatttatttattattttcacccaaattcctttgcaaagataaaaataataaatcacatTCAGATTAGAGATGCATAAATTGggcaaaacaaatatcaatttatttctaGCAATAAATTTATTGAGACACTTCCTgagttctttagaaaataaccattttttaatgtattaccTTTTAAACATTATATGAATGATCAGaccataacaaacagaaaaacacatagaaaaataatagaaactaaattgcattaaatagataatgaaAAATAGTTGTTTGGCCTGTCAGACTCCCAACAAGGgaggtttagcctctcatgagAGGCTTCAGGTGCTAATGTGGATGGAAAAAGGAGTTAGATGACTATAACAAATAAAGGGAGGAATGGCTAAAGAAGGGGGATTTCTCCTATGAAATAGACTCAGACTTTGGATTTCTTCATTAGAGAGCTCTCAGACTCGATATGTCTTTTTATTATGCTTCCTGGCCTTCTTCTCAGACTCGATGTGTCTTTCCTCTAAAGCACttaaattcttcttcttttaaagtttgttaataaaaaactataaagttattaatttttttttatttcattaaaaaaataaagtaaaaaaattataatcatttttagtcaaaattaactatcaaattaacttaaATGTCACAGCTATCATAAACACTTATAATAAGtatattaatacatatattcaatatttaataataaaaaataacaattttttattatatttcatatttattattaatacttaTGCGAAAATAGCATTATGCCTGGTTAAACTTGACTTCCTTttgcaaatagatattttaaacTTCATTTTGTGTCAATTAATCCTTAagctttatcttttttaaaaaaaaataaacaacataaattttaaatttattttgatagatATTTgatctttatttcttttgtacATAGACACCTTGACTTTAAATTCATttcaatttatctttaaaatttatcctttttacaatttttaagttACTTATCTAAATATTATcccttcattatttttttttttgttacaactcATGATTCTatacttaaaatataataaagaatatgaacattgaaaatataaaaggggaaataataacattattaaaaaaatattttattctttaatgataaaatttattatgttttaatgattggaaaatttatttatagaaataagattaataaataattaacattaaataaataaacagttttttttttgttagtagtTTAACTCCAAGTCCAATTTCATATAAGAGAATATTTATTAAAGTGgtatattttaagaattaattgagacctaattaaattttaggtgCTTATGAGAAAATGAGGTAAAGTTTAAcgaataatttaaaagaaattaaagttcaTTGTGCCAATTtgcaaaaaatctaaaatttaaggatcaattGAGACAATATTAAAGTTTATggtatttatttgtaaaaagagTAAATTTTAAGGGAGTTGAATACATTTTTCtcataattatatttcaataagtataaaaataaatttcaaaagaataattaatacttgtatttcaataattttttataggaattactaaatataattgcTAAAATATAAGTATTAGTTATAAATGttatatacaataaatatttgttattttattattaaatatatttattaacagataacaaatacttttaataagtacattaacaaatttatttaataaaaaatatcataaatatttattatgcttattatttGCAGTCTTGTCTGTCTCTTAAGGTTTCTttgttgaaacaaaaaaatgcaataattttttttattctaataaaataatttgtgacAAATAAGGGTATAATTTCTAAAGGAGTAATTAATAGAatctttaaatttgaaaaaatgattaataaaaaaattctaataatctaaaaattaaaaagaacggAGGgagtatataataaattattataataagtaTATTACTGAATATATTCAATACTAATAAAATgatgaatatttattatatttaatatttgcaattaataattacatttaataatttttaaaagaaatatcaaatatacatattaagatggtaattattaattatacatgttaagtataataaatattcaatcaatagGCATTGTCGGGAACATGTCCAATAAGCAACCAACTAtcgttaattaaaatatgtgagCAGACAAAATTATTCTAACATCTTTATTAAATACTCAATAACAAATTAAGAATTGATCCTGTGAATAGACATTTCTTAttctaataacatttttttcctttattatttgACTTTTACTTCATTATTGTTAACACTTGAAGAAGATGAAGTTTTTGATTAAGACATTATATCAAACACctagtcataaaaaataaatatttcaaacaaaGGAGTTAGAAACATAAATACAAgaacaaaatactaaaatttgaagcaaatTGTCATATTCAATCAATAGGCATTTGCTAGGAACATATCCAACAAAAATACAACAACCAAATGatctaacacaaaaaaaaatgaacttaaaaaaagaataagaagaagaaagagtgtTAATATACGTACCAACAAGTTCAGTTCATGTCCAACAAAAAGTTAGGTTCACGtccaattaaaaagaaaaaaaaaagagtgttaaaatatttttaagttgaaAATGATGTTATGTCTTTTATGGAGTTAAGAGGAAGAAGAtatagatattttatatataaattttcattaaaagtcaTGTAATTAACAtgtgtctattttttattaaattattagatgATGTTTAGGAGAGAGGGAATCTAGTGTAATATGAGCTAAACaattaagagagtttttgtaggatgaaaaaaaaaaagaaatgtgaggtgtaattaaaaaaaaaacataaaagtgagtgtaatttactctatatatataagtgaGTGTAAGCCTATTAATTAGTCCATCACAAAGGCAAGTAAATTTAATCATTGAGGTGATCTATCGTTGCTTTAACAGATCATAGGCAATAAACCTACTAGAGTTGGTGGTGGGAggtttaaataatttacatgaGAATTTAAATTCAAAGTTTATTGTTCGCAAGCCAGCAATTCAAATCCCACTAGCTAACTTCAACGTTGGATGCCATTCACACCCGTCTTGGTATTTGGCACATGCTCTTCCTTATGTTCCCACTAAATATTGATAAGATAATTATTCATGcatatataaacattaattCGTTTAATATTGTTTCAAATGTACGTACAAATGTTGagttaattatcaaattaatcattaaaaaaatatttttaaatttttaaattgttcttAGCTAGCTAGGAAAGATTATGATAAACTAATACATAGTTCCTCAATAATGATAAATGAATTTTATGCTTAGtttcaacaaattaaattttctaaacaacacgtttttactaaaaattgaactaaaataattttttgactcaattcaaataattttacatttattttcaataaaaaaattgtaaatttatttatttttatataaaaaaacatcattCTTACATTTAATCATACTCTTTCTATTATTTGTCATTTTGATCACCTTCACCACaatcattaatattatcataatcATTATTGCCATAAACACCACTCACATAATCAACTTTGTCATTACtaacattcatcatatcattatcgacatcatcatcataaaCATTGTCCACAATCATGATTACTGCACATCATCATTACGAACACCAATGAAGtactaaaaaatgataataataattatattcaaCTGAAACATTAACCCTAACTTTAAGAAAATACTACACGTCATTGTACTTAGAACCTTCCACACATTTCTTTGGATCCAACGCGCAGCGGCAAACTACAAATCCCACGCCACACAAATAAAAGTACCTAACTCCCACAACCGCACTGGTCAACACGTCTCACGCGCACTTGAGAACTCTTCACAATGTGAAGTTCCAATGTATTCCCAACTTGACCAAACAATATTTCTGTGCATTAATTCATTggctttttaaatatttttaataattttactaatGAAGAGTTATACGATTAAgagattgattaattaaaaattaaaaatatgtctattttaaaatactcttaattctttttaaaagaGTGTGATATGGTTCtattaattagtataatttttatattaattaaaaagaccCCGGccacatatataaaattgatatacactatttttattttttggaagaGCTGATATACACTATTTGTATATCATATTATTAGTAAAATACATTATCAAACTATCTGTGTAGACtctatttttaatgttaataatttaatttctaccaAACAAATTATAAGTATTCTAACAAAATTCGGAAGCAATGGCCCCTATCCAATTTAGTGTTTTCTTTATGATAGCTTGGTTTAAGTAAAATATGTTGTGATGACCTGGTTTTCAAGATTTAACGGAAATTTgggtgttttttttgttgatgattCTATTATAATAATTTGGTGCTCTTCTGTTGTTACAGTCTTAACAAATAGCTTGATAGTTTGGCGTAATTCTAATCATATCAAATGAATTACGACTAATAGATCAAAATctatattaactaattaattaggagaCCGGTTAAGTTTTTGGTTTAGATGCATTTCACATAGGAGAAAGATTACAATATAACATATTTATTAGGATGATGCTTTCCATTATATGATATAAATTACATGTCAATGCATGGAATAGATTATTGCTACCAAGtagacaatttatttttgattGATATGCATAGAATGTATTATACATTTAAGTGTCTGTATTTCTTTTTAAGATTGTGATGTTGATGAGGAGATAGAATAActttaaaaatgtattaattttgACTTTACAATTACAACTAATGAGTatgatgtatattttttttaatagattaatTTGAGAGAATTGATATCAGTTCAGATATAAcaaagagagagggagagaatcAGTTGATCAAGACTTGAAAGTAAATAGATTTAttgcatttaataaaattatgttacgTCCGTACTATTTTATGTTATGCTCGAAAGATCTTtagtaattattaaattaaattccagttatgtttttaaatacttttatttgttgattttataattaattaaagtaggAAAAGACATTCaatgttaattaaatttcatgaacTGAAGTGGACATGTTTCATTgactgaataataataaaattaaaaaaaaagaaagaaaaacaggcaaaaacaaaaatcaagttAGCTAGGGAAAAGATAGAAATCTGGCCAAGTGTTTCTTGGAAGTTGGAACAGTTTTAGCCATACTTGgtaatattttaaacattttcctttatctcaactttttaaaacaaaaaaaaatctcgtTTCTTAATTCAccgtatgtatatatatatatatacactcaaTCGTCCATCTTCGATTCCTCATGTGAGCCCTTTCTTTTCAACCCAAAACCCATTTCTTCTCTCTTAACCCCAATTTTCTCTTCCTATAGTTAGGAATTAATCTTTTTTGTTCTCcttgtttaattaattgataatttttggTGATGGGCAATTACATTTCTTGCACCTTGGCTCCTCCTTTGATGAAGAACACAAGGGCAGCACGCGTGATCTTCCCCACGGGCGAAGTGAAGCAATACAAGGAGCAAGTGATCAATGTCGCCGAGCTCATGATGGAGTGCCCCACTCACTTCTTAGCCAACTCCAACTCCCTACACATCGGACGCCGGTTTTCGCCTCTCGGCGCCGACGAGGAGTTGGAGTGTGGCAACGTCTACATCTTCTTCCCCATGAGAAGACTCAATTCCGTTGTCACTGCCGCCGACGTGGCAGTGCTTTTCATGGCGGCCAATATGACCGCGAAACGGATAACTAACGACAAAGATTTAATGTCATGTGATCATTTAGCTGAAGGTGTTGGAACAAATGATGATGTCCCAAGGTTGAGCTTGGAAGGGGTAGAGGTTGAGTCAGGGTTTCGGAATAGGTTTAGTTATTGTAGGTCAAGGAAGCCTGCATTGGAAACCATCAACGAGGAACCCATTTGGTTAAGGTgaagaaaagtgaaagaaaatagaTAGAGGCGGCCAAAACATCAATGTACGTAGGTACGTTAGTGGTAGATTTTTATTAATGATCATATACAAGAATTGTTATGTGATATTTAATTGACAGACTTCAGATTATAGAGAGTTGTGGTAGATTCATATATATTTGTGTATATACAACACTTTTGATCTTTGTATACAAAGAGTTTGATCAAGGAGGTGTATGGTGGCTTTGTACAAATTAAATTGAGtttcagaaaaatataaaaattgtatatGGGCGTATATTGACTTaaattcttctctctttttttcggGGACGATCTAGATATTTTATGGTTGTTTTCCCTCCTTTTCTTGTAGGTGGAGTGAAACAGACATAGATCATATATAGATTATATAGGCTATATATGACTggtctttttttttacagagaTCTTATATACAATGTTTTGGAAAACGGTTGGTGACTGTAATTATATATAGTCACATCAATTATATTTGTATGTAATTTGttacaatattataaaatacaagGCAATAAGTGTAATCTTTGAAATGACAAGTACTCCATTTtgattaggtttttttttttttttatagtaaccAAAGTAGAATTAATAGGAACAATAAAATTCTGGTTGTAAATATTTAACACTCaatatttaagcttgaaattaGTGGCTAAGGTGAAATAACCACGCACATTGCAGcacattaatattaattttggttttgacatttgtttttcattttcaatgagAATATTAATGTTGTGTGAATTGTtcaaccactttttttttttatcaacttgtTCAACCATTTTTGTGGCTTGAATTAATGGTCTAGACGAACCAATTGGGAAGTTGCAGCGCGGAATATATAGAATGTTAATTAAGCTTGCAAGTTACATTCAGCGTGTGGACCATATAGAGCGAAATGAGAAGAGGAGTTGAGAATAGTCTTCTAGCTTACACTTGCAGTTTTAAATTAGAAGACCTTGTTTTCGTTTTTGAACGTTCGGTCTTCATTACTTTGCACACGTTTCAACCAATAAACACTATTCATTCCTTACATCTCGAATTTAAAATGGGAAGAATAAGGGTAGCTTTTGCATCAAAACTTGGTAATATTTAAACTTGTAATACATTGCACGATCAGAATAAATTTATTCATCCTAATGAATTATAATTGAAGCACAATTTCTGATAGACAAAGAGGGGTGCAGCAAGTAATAGAGGTGCAACAAGCAAACCCAAAATAGGGTACAAACAGCAACACAGAGACCCAAATAGAAGGCAGAGCAAAGAGGATACTTAACAAACCTTCATACCTGAAGGATTTCGTGTGATGAGGAATGAGCTAGCACTAGAAGAATCTGCAAGGATTTGTTGTCGAGGATCAGGGGGCAACCATAACAAACTTCCATATTTTGTAATCTTTGCACCTAGCACAGAATCACAATTCTGTTAGgaatttcattataaatatgGACTAATTGTAATAAGCAGATTATGAATGAAATACTCAGCTTTGAATTTCTCTCCTTCCCTTTCTCTGGAGGAACTGGTCCTCGAAACCAGCCAAATTCATACCTAACATTTGGTGCTCTCATTCACCATGGCCGATCAACCTCACAACACCTCATCCTCTCCGCTCGAAACAGCCATCCTCAAGCTTACCACCCTACAGGTCTCCCTTGGGGAAACTGTTCATTCCATGGCCCAGAAATTCGATGAGCTCTTACTCCGGCTACCCTCCACTTCCCCTTCTCCATCACCTCAACCTACACCTTCCATTTCCCCTGTACCTGCACATAACCACAGAATGAAATTAGACATTCCGCGTTTTGATGGTACTGACCCCTTCGGGTGGATATTCCAgattaatcaatattttcagTACCACACTACCCTCGAACACGACAGACTTACCATTGTGTCCTTCTACATGGACGGCCGGGCTCTCGCCTGGTTCCAGTGGATGACCACGAACGGCCAACTCACCTCCTGGCCTGCCTTCATTCAAGCTCTTTAGACCCGTTTCGCACCTTCTCACTATGATGATCCCACTGGTAGTCTCTTCAAGCTCACTCAGCGTGGTTCGGTGACTCAATATTTGTCGGAATTTGAGGAACTCGCTAACTGAATCGTCGGTCTCCCTCCCCAATTCCTACTCAGCTGCTTCATATCGGGCTTGACTCCCGAAATCCGCCGTGAGGTGCAATCGCTGCAGCCTCTGACTTTGGTGCAAGCTGCTGGACTCGCGCGTCTTCAGGAGGAGAAGCTCCTCGACACGCGTTCATCCTTCCGCAACCGCGCTCCTCCGGTTCTCTCGGTTCCTCCACCGCGACAGAACTCCACACCTGCTCTTCTCCAGGCCCCTTCGTCTCCTGCGACGTCAGCAAGGCCTCCTCCGGTGAAGCGTTTGTCTCCAGCTGAAATCGCTTCTCGCCGTGAACGCGGCTTGTGCTTTACCTGCGAGGAGAAGTACCATAGAGGTCACAGATGTGCCTCTAGGGTTTTCCTCCTGGTGGCTGCTGAGGACGACCACCCTGACCCTCTTATAGAGGACTTGGACCCAGGACCCGACCCACCCGACAGTCCAAACCCAACTGCGGcccaaattagttttaattcacTATCGGGTAATCTAGCACCCGAAACTCTCCGCTTATTGGGTCTGGCCTCCGGCCACCATGTCGTCATTCTCGTCGATGGGGGAAGCACCCATAACTTCATTCAAGAAGAATTGGTGCAGAGCATTGGTCTTCCAACCCAGACCACCACCCCTTTACGGGTCTTAGTGGGTAATGGCCAGCACTTAGCTTGCTCAAGCTGGTGTCCGCGTGTCACTCTCACCATTCAGGACCTCACTTGTGACGTGGACCTTTAGGTCTTACCCATTGCAGGAGCAAACATTGTCCTTGGAGTACAATGGTTAAAGACATTGGGACCGATCCTTATTGATTACTCTCTCATGACTATGAAGTTTTTCTATGACCAGCGTTTAATTGAGCTTCGCGGCGACACTGACCTCACCATTAACATGCTCACTCCACCTCAGCTTCGCAGATTTTTGAAACACAATGAACATGCATCCTGCTTCCACATTGCGGTCCTCACAGAGGCAGTTCCTGATGAGCCTTCACAATTATTGGACCCTCAAATTCAAGCATTAATTGATCACTTTGGGCCATTGTTCCAGACACCTACATCCCTTCCGCCGGCGCGCATTACCGACCACCACATCCATTTATTTCCCCAGGCTACTCCTGTTAATGTAAGACCCTACAGGTACCCCCATTACCAGAAGCAGGAGATTGAACTCAAAGTCGAATCCATGTTGCAGAAGGGCTTGATTCGACCCAGCACCAGTCCTTTCTCCTCTCCGGTGCTCCTTGTCCGCAAACATGATCAGTCCTGGAGGTTTTGCGTGGATTACAGAGCCCTTAATGCCATTACCATCCGTGATCGATTTCCTATTCCTACAATTGATGAACTGTTAGATGAATTGGGCCACGCATGTTGGTTTTCGAAACTTGATTTGCTCCAGGGGTATCACCAAATACGAATGCATTCCTCAGACATTGCGAAAACGGCGTTTCGAACGCAC
It includes:
- the LOC100804536 gene encoding pollen-specific leucine-rich repeat extensin-like protein 1, which produces MAHHCSNKALGCYLLFSIVVSIFSTFTCAHFDGFFPNEPIIFQDTNAYAPTLEVDVIEPTLKIEDDSQLAPPPVVGAIPPTFEVQNDAPLLNERLKKAYVALQAWKEAIYSDPLNTTGNWVGEDVCSYNGVFCAPAIDDPTLNVVAGIDLNNADIAGHLPEELGNLLDIALFHINSNRFCGIVPETLENLTLLYEFDISNNRFVGGFPSVVLKLPNLKYLDIRYNDFEGPLPPKLFENDLDAIFMNNNRFTSIIPDTLGKSKASVVTFANNKFTGCIPKSIVNIKNMNEIVFTGNDLGGCLPQEIGMLESVTVLDASHNGFIGTLPNLSGLKNVEVINIEHNKLSGYVSNTVCQLPLLKNFTFSNNYFNGEAQACVPSSNSLVALDDSKNCLSGRKNQKSSKQCFPLLTRLVDCSKHCGRGKGNDNGSTLSPSPVPKPPKSNPPKLETPKAQPPPTPKVEPPPTPKVVHSPPPPVSSPPPPIHSPPPPIHSPPPPKLVLSPPPPAYSPPPPINSPPPPINSPPPPVHSPPPQTSVLSPPPLIHFPSPPVHSPPMPLHSSPPPVHSPPPPINSPPPPVHSPPPPTQVLSPPPLIHFPSPPVHSPPPPVHSPPPPVHSPPIPVHSSPPPVHSPPPPPINSPPPPINSPPPPVHSPPPPTPGLSPPPPVHFPSPPVHPPPPPVHSPPLPVHSPPLPVHTPPPPVYSPPPPIHSPPPPVYSPPPPTWDDVVLPPHFGSAYSSPPPPTIDGY
- the LOC100794800 gene encoding uncharacterized protein; translation: MGNYISCTLAPPLMKNTRAARVIFPTGEVKQYKEQVINVAELMMECPTHFLANSNSLHIGRRFSPLGADEELECGNVYIFFPMRRLNSVVTAADVAVLFMAANMTAKRITNDKDLMSCDHLAEGVGTNDDVPRLSLEGVEVESGFRNRFSYCRSRKPALETINEEPIWLR